Proteins from one Bactrocera neohumeralis isolate Rockhampton chromosome 3, APGP_CSIRO_Bneo_wtdbg2-racon-allhic-juicebox.fasta_v2, whole genome shotgun sequence genomic window:
- the LOC126753086 gene encoding intraflagellar transport protein 43 homolog, translating to MMDWAEELKLSIRKKTARKGRRSKSRDPVGGATTSINVTNPNQNEKEITIDITLDLQKNSSTAASEETDGSKKAPPRRISGGWADVGLLKSSKSKKGASFDDERFQSVSLAKSPVGSPPRDEIPTIPDMDDLKDEILLNEIVEPPISNPQRLNTLSEINSDLLNQSAFASLENVDLTILTRCLKLPETLDEPDEVWEWDKLFTEVIAEIHSDQQSFAGGHKKEIGPDEIPPPMYS from the exons ATGATGGATTGGGcagaagaattaaaattatcTATAAGAAAG AAAACTGCTCGTAAAGGACGGCGCTCCAAAAGCCGTGATCCAGTTGGTGGGGCTACAACCAGTATCAACGTAACCAATCCCaatcaaaatgaaaaagaaataactATCGATATAACATTGGATTTGCAAAAGAATTCTAGCACTGCTGCCAGCGAAGAAACCGATGGCTCAAAGAAAGCACCGCCACGACGCATATCGGGTGGTTGGGCTGATGTTGGCTTACTGAAGAGTTCAAA ATCCAAAAAAGGAGCCTCATTTGATGA tGAACGCTTCCAAAGTGTGTCTCTCGCAAAGTCTCCTGTTGGCTCGCCGCCGCGAGATGAAATACCGACTATTCCGGACATGGATGATTTAAAAGATGAAATTTTACTTAATGAAATTGTCGAACCACCTAT TTCTAACCCTCAACGATTAAACACATTGAGCGAAATCAATTCGGATTTGTTGAATCAGAGCGCATTTGCTTCATTGGAAAATGTTGATCTTACGATTTTGACACGCTGTCTAAAATTACCCGAAACCTTAGATGAACCGGACGAAGTATGGGAATGGGATAAATTATTTACAGAAGTAATTGCAGAAATTCATTCCGATCAACAAAGTTTCGCAGGCGgacataaaaaagaaattggcCCAGATGAAATTCCACCGCCAATGTACTCTTAA
- the LOC126753076 gene encoding endoplasmic reticulum lectin 1, producing the protein MKFFQYIVPKCILLIVLCASSLMSHEAKDFDDSVLYKIDFDVPDLEKDPDLKNQLRTFYTHDHEKYDCVIPVVQDSKEEQTSEEPELSPLTLLQPLFSTQSCSYRIEAYWSYEICHGQHVRQSHEEREGKSVKLQEYYLGKWSAEKTEELTKVWESDRKAGIKYKTTKIENTRYPYFELEMSDGTMCDIIDSPRTTRVRYVCYPHGKNEIYSFKETSSCNYEAIILTYMLCMNPAFHPEELKEVSIKCFNGLTDVHKPLSMLRQELSEMQSADDELRISNDASAAAMALARSAAAAERLSFFNKVGPDVDKLVHELMIGAGVDVPTPPAAENEVLQNLPKAPITDLTPIKEFISGSNCLTGGTGWWKYEFCYGRHVRQFHKDKKLESELFLGYFSESSHRQWLAKNLDKMPKRGGYSTALWHHYDRGTHCDRTGAPREVDVKLMCTPISSSSSSVSIYLLEPKTCQYILVVESPIICDLMQLADEYGLVQEDNLQQLLQKNTLPKEETTKELSTTTAKPAGEADAIEVNNVLPDAVIPQDVLA; encoded by the exons atgaaattttttcaatatatagtCCCTAAATGTATTCTATTAATTGTACTTTGTGCCAGCTCTTTAATGAGCCACGAGGCAAAGGATTTCGATGATTCTGTCCTGTATAAAATTGACTTTGATGTACCGGACTTAGAAAAAGACCCA GATTTAAAGAATCAACTGCGAACCTTTTACACTCATGATCACGAAAAGTATGACTGTGTTATCCCAGTTGTACAGGACAGCAAAGAAGAGCAAACTTCTGAGGAACCTGAACTGT CCCCATTAACATTGCTGCAACCTTTGTTCTCAACCCAAAGTTGTTCATACAGAATTGAAGCTTATTGGTCTTATGAAATTTGCCATGGACAACATGTGCGACAATCACACGAAGAAAGAGAAG GGAAAAGCGTAAAATTACAGGAATATTATTTAGGCAAATGGTCGGCGGAGAAGACCGAAGAACTTACAAAAGTATGGGAAAGTGATCGCAAGGCTGGCATTAAATATAAAACCACCAAAATTGAAAATACCAGATATCCATACTTTGAACTGGAAATGTCCGATGGAACTATGTGTGATATTATTGATTCACCACGTACGACACGTGTTCGTTACGTTTGTTATCCTCACGGCAAGAAcgaaatatattcatttaaagAAACATCTTCATGCAATTATGAAGCAATTAttcttacatatatgctttgTATGAATCCTGCTTTCCACCCCGAAGAATTGAAAGAGGTTTCTATTAAATGTTTTAATGGGCTTACCGATGTACATAAACCACTAAGTATGTTGCGACAAGAACTTAGTGAAATGCAATCAGCAGATGATGAACTACGCATATCGAATGATGCGAGCGCTGCTGCAATGGCTTTGGCACGTTCGGCCGCAGCAGCTGAGCGTTTATCTTTCTTCAATAAAGTAGGACCGGATGTTGATAAGCTTGTTCATGAGTTAATGATTGGTGCTGGTGTTGATGTACCTACGCCACCAGCAGCCGAGAATGAAGTTTTGCAAAATCTACCAAAAGCACCTATCACGGATTTAACACCTATAAAAGAATTCATATCGGGTAGTAATTGTTTGACAGGG ggtaCTGGTTGgtggaaatatgaattttgttaCGGTCGACATGTACGCCAATTTCACAAGGATAAGAAATTGGAGTCGGAACTATTTTTGGGGTATTTTTCCGAAAGTTCACATCGTCAATGGTTGGCTAAAAATTTGGACAAAATGCCAAAACGTGGTGGTTATTCCACAGCTCTTTGGCATCACTATGATCGCGGAACACATTGCGATCGTACGGGTGCTCCGCGCGAGgtagatgttaaattaatgtgtACTCCGATCAGTAGTAGTTCGAGTTCGGTTTCCATAtatttgttggaaccaaagACATGTCAATACATACTTGTAGTAGAGTCACCAATTATCTGCGATCTGATGCAATTAGCTGATGAATACGGCCTAGTGCAGGAAGACAATTTACAACAACTACTTCAAAAAAATACACTGCCAAAAGAAGAAACTACAAAAGAGTTATCTACGACAACAGCCAAACCTGCCGGTGAAGCTGATGCCATAGAGGTAAATAATGTGTTACCCGACGCAGTAATACCACAAGATGTACTTGCATga
- the LOC126753077 gene encoding zinc finger protein 808-like: MNFQTSCCRICLKSELLMSIYLYSPTFPLRPIEIVEKLNIFKYDETLPTLLCQSCLYRLLDAYNLQQLAEASERRLRDYIGNGTASGSLGICGISSNTINQDSSCFSTTAPIGDSCKNVGGTSAIYSNICDMFERSNMQSNNEVINDKVCAVAGEDMLNDIEIDVSSLTRSEANEDTLNEVFAIKHTQLGLNREINLKPDITRDLAISPPTKANIDVPLNEKRLECSKHYKNANPVEITKLQSREKTFHCKQCPRQFKQSSNLLIHQRTHTGEKRFQCEICANFFTTSSNLKAHKATHLEQREYLCGQCNRDFKTLRELRRHEPVHKTVKDNVCGKCQKAFTKRSYLMEHIAAMHRDMRRHKCADCGKLFGRRSNLVSHIRIHSGEKPFQCKFCEWKFNQSSTLARHMKKHYSKSENLNFNFKTTELKKSTLVDILRTPEAIAPDAVDMDDIDINAQSNFNVLNNLSSLSDIHCISNDGLNTELESTTIVEAADEKEALQNNEGYDFTKNDILDFSTNHVVC; the protein is encoded by the exons atgaattttcaGACAAGTTGCTGTCGCATTTGCTTAAAAAGTGAGTTGTTAATGTCTATATACCTTTACAGCCCCACTTTTCCATTGAGGCCCATTGAAATAGTagaaaaattgaatatattcaAG TATGATGAAACATTACCCACGCTCCTATGTCAGTCATGTTTGTACCGACTTTTGGACGCGTATAACTTGCAACAGCTCGCTGAAGCATCCGAACGCAGATTACGTGATTATATAGGGAATGGAACCGCTAGTGGTAGCTTGGGGATATGTGGAATAAGCTCAAATACaat AAATCAGGACTCCTCATGCTTTTCTACAACTGCACCAATTGGCGATAGCTGCAAGAATGTTGGTGGTACCTCTGCCATTTATAGCAATATATGCGACATGTTTGAACGCAGTAATATGCAATCGAATAATGAAGTAATTAACGATAAAGTGTGCGCAGTGGCGGGCGAGGACATGCTAAATGATATCGAAATTGACGTCAGCAGTTTGACACGATCTGAAGCCAATGAGGATACATTGAATGAAGTTTTCGCAATCAAACATACGCAGTTGGGTTTAAATAGAGAAATCAACTTGAAACCCGACATTACTAGGGATCTAGCTATTTCG CCACCTACCAAGGCCAATATTGATGTACCATTGAACGAAAAACGCTTGGAATGCAGTAAACATTATAAAAACGCGAACCCCGTTGAAATAACCAAATTGCAATCAAGGGAAAAAACTTTCCATTGCAAG CAATGTCCACGGCAGTTTAAGCAATCTAGCAATTTACTTATACACCAGCGTACACACACCGGCGAAAAGCGTTTCCAATGTGAAATTTGTGCTAATTTCTTCACCACATCTAGCAATTTGAAGGCACACAAGGCAACGCATTTGGAACAACGTGAATACCTTTGTGGCCAATGCAATCGAGACTTTAAAACACTGCGTGAATTGCGCCGCCACGAGCCTGTACATAAAACCGTAAAGGACAATGTGTGTGGAAAGTGTCAGAAGGCATTCACAAAACGGAGTTATTTAATGGAGCACATAGCGGCGATGCATCGAGACATGCGCCGGCACAAGTGTGCAGATTGTGGCAAATTGTTTGGCAGGCGATCAAATTTGGTTTCCCACATACG TATTCACTCAGGTGAAAAGCCTTTCCAATGCAAATTTTGTGAATGGAAATTTAATCAATCGTCCACCTTGGCCCGCCATATGAAAAAACATTATTCTAAAAG cgAAAATCtcaactttaattttaaaactacagagttaaaaaaatcaacattaGTGGACATCTTGCGAACACCCGAGGCGATCGCCCCGGACGCCGTTGACATGGATGATATAGATATAAACGCTCAAAGCAACTTTAACGTACTGAATAATTTATCCAGTTTAAGCGATATACATTGCATAAGCAACGACGGCTTAAATACCGAACTTGAAAGCACAACAATTGTCGAAGCTGCTGACGAAAAAGAGGCATTACAAAATAATGAAGGATATGACTTTACGAAGAACGATATTTTGGATTTCTCGACAAATCATGTAGTTTGTTAG
- the LOC126753078 gene encoding thiamine transporter 1, translating into MQAWLRISLLLWVFGFFREFRPSEPFVTEYLSGPWHNITAEQVNKEIYPFGTYAVLAQLAIFFLITDILRYKPIIIVSACSGIILFSILLWTDKIWELQVGQVFYGTFMATEVAYYTYIYAKVDKERYQIVTGHTRSAILCGKFLAGVLAQILVSAEIMDYKGLHYFSFGSQIVSLLIALLLPPVHRSLYFYTNPSTELTDVRTKQNSVTDTIQAEVLPKNGIAADIASTSSDLTAVSPKFSWFNAYELIVNHIVSAYTNRTVIRWSFWWALATCGQVQVISYVQFLWKEIDPSHESFYNGAVEATVTLLGAGSAMLAGIANTSHHKKWHMWILTVCSLFMGTFTIISSLTNSVWVAYVMYILFGISYFFVITTASAIVAENLSDDSFGLIFGINALAALVLQTILTLVVVTDTGYGLGPREQFFIYGCYFIAIAIMYFGAVFLRLLFKKLRRY; encoded by the exons ATGCAAGCGTGGTTACGTATTTCATTGTTGTTATGGGTGTTTGGATTTTTTCGTGAGTTTCGCCCATCAGAACCGTTTGTTACCGAATACTTGAGCGGCCCATGGCATAATATCACTGCTGAGCAGGTTAATAAAGAGATTTATCCATTTGGTACTTACGCTGTGCTGGCACAACTAGCTATTTTTTTCCTAATAACGGACATACTTCGATACAAACCGATCATTATCGTATCCGCGTGCTCAGGTATAATACTCTTCTCAATTCTCTTGTGGACAGATAAAATATGGGAGCTACAAGTTGGACAAGTATTTTACGGCACTTTTATGGCCACCGAGGTTGCgtattacacatatatttatgccAAAGTGGATAAAGAGCGATATCAGATTGTCACCGGCCATACGCGTTCGGCgattttatgtggaaaatttttagCTGGAGTTTTAGCGCAAATTTTGGTTTCTGCCGAAATTATGGATTACAAGGGCCTGCATTATTTCTCATTCGGTTCACAAATTGTTTCGCTTTTAATTGCTTTACTTTTGCCACCAGTCCATAgaagtttgtatttttacacAAATCCAAGTACTGAACTTACAGATGTTAGAACAAAGCAGAATTCGGTTACGGATACTATACAAGCAGAAG TTTTACCAAAAAATGGCATAGCTGCTGATATCGCATCCACTTCCAGCGACTTAACTGCTGTATCGCCGAAGTTTTCATGGTTCAATGCGTATGAATTAATTGTGAATCACATAGTGAGTGCATATACTAATCGAACCGTGATTCGTTGGAGTTTCTGGTGGGCTTTGGCCACATGTGGACAAGTGCAGGTGATTTCTTACGTGCAATTTCTGTGGAAGGAAATAGATCCAAGTCATGAGAGTTTCTACAATGGCGCGGTCGAAGCAACTGTAACTCTTTTGGGTGCTGGCAGCGCTATGTTGGCTGGAATCGCTAACACAAGCCATCATAAAAAGTGGCATATGTGGATATTGACTGTCTGTTCGCTATTTATGGGGACTTTCACAATCATTTCGTCGCTAACAAATTCTGTTTGGGTTGCATatgttatgtatatactttttggTATTTCATATTTCTTCGTTATAACTACTGCTAGTGCAATTGTGGCAGAGAATTTGTCTGACGATAGTTTTGGCTTGATTTTTGGTATTAACGCACTAGCTGCTCTTGTGTTGCAGACAATTCTCACACTAGTAGTGGTGACTGATACGGGTTATGGCCTAGGCCCACGtgagcaattttttatttatggctgTTACTTCATTGCAATTGCAATTATGTACTTTGGTGCTGTATTCTTGCGATTGTTGTTTAAGAAATTACGGCGTTATTAG
- the LOC126753072 gene encoding ribosome biogenesis protein SPATA5, with product MPPKSSNKKTTAKTATWYHCEICDVHITSKDRETHEKYCPIKKDSTEPLEYIHQNKLYTVGVEKRSFNVEQLQDVSTKYVNNLVFISEGAMKLTNLYIGQRVLIRPVDASESVGLVRLVWPIPERFLTTIFVSEGDYNDNWAEFREKNLKITALPEGCVSVAKSVVLRLTQVSGETTELVEAQVKEVERLLKFEIKKLIFTKDSRIFMDFFNKKLSLQVVSWRSFMEDPSVKDVEMSLTETFENLTLKTDATTKFFEVTLGTKINIERTKSAEIKESSPHMTSINKMDIGGLDNQIKIVQEAMDIAMGLKNVPAGVKVSRALLLHGPTGCGKSLICEAMCSIIQDNTAKSDSGNIMRINTSELFSKFLGETEKNLKANFDKAFENYPQPTLIIIEDVHNLCPKYETNEMTKRVGAAFLNILDMLNGAKDQAQRTFLLATTSQIETLNPNARRCGRLDSEIEIGVPTPKQRSAIIHCLLRKIVHTLSLDDVNAVAQVLHGFVGADIANLIYAAALRAMKDGNRALNINDVNASLTHIKPSAMREVLIENPNVHWSDIGGQADLKLKLKQAIEWPLLHPEKFERLGLKPPRGILMFGPPGCSKTMIAKALATESQLNFLSIKGPELFSMWVGESERAVREVFRKARQVSPSIVFFDEIDAIGGERSDGGSSSGTSVKERVLTQLLTEIDGVEALENVTIVAATNRPDMIDKALLRPGRFDRIVYVGLPNAEARQEIFRIKLLPMPLADDVDINLLVQRSEGYSGAEIQAVCQEAALKCLEDSFDAESVNWTHFEFALNAVKPRTSPELLALYDEYNKQS from the exons ATGCCTCCAAAAAgttcaaataagaaaacaacTGCCAAGACAGCAACGTGGTATCATTGCGAAATATGCGATGTACATATTACATCAAAGGATCGCGAGACACACGAGAAATACTGTCCCATTAAAAAGGATTCTACAGAGCCACTGGAATATATCCATCAGAACAAATTATATACAGTTGGAGTAGAAAAGCGTTCTTTTAATGTTGAACAATTACAAGATGTGTCgacaaaatatgtaaacaactTAGTTTTCATTTCGGAAGGTGCTATGAAACTTACAAATTTATACATCGGCCAAAGAGTGCTAATAAGACCAGTAGACGCATCAGAATCAGTGGGACTGGTGAGATTAGTTTGGCCCATACCTGAAAGGTTTCTAACAACAATCTTTGTCAGCGAAGGAG ACTATAACGATAATTGGGCAGAGTTTAgagaaaaaaatctcaaaataacTGCACTCCCAGAAGGTTGTGTATCAGTTGCAAAGTCTGTTGTTCTACGTTTAACACAAGTGTCCGGTGAAACAACAGAACTGGTCGAAGCCCAAGTGAAAGAAGTGGAGCGCTTGCTGAAGTTCGAAATAAAGAAGTTGATATTTACGAAAGACAGTCGTATTTTCATGgacttttttaacaaaaagctCAGTTTGCAAGTCGTTTCGTGGAGAAGTTTTATGGAAGATCCCAGTGTTAAAGATGTTGAGATGTCTTTAACCGAAACATTTGAAAACTTAACGTTGAAGACTGACGCAAccacaaaatttttcgaagtaaCATTAGGTACGAAAATTAATATAGAACGAACCAAATCTGCAGAAATTAAAGAAAGCTCCCCACATATGACTAGTATAAACAAAATGGATATCGGCGGATTGGACAACCAAATTAAGATCGTTCAAGAAGCTATGGATATCGCTATGGGACTAAAAAATGTGCCTGCGG gcGTGAAAGTTTCACGTGCTTTACTTTTGCATGGTCCGACAGGTTGTGGCAAAAGTTTAATCTGCGAAGCTATGTGTTCAATTATACAGGATAATACTGCTAAATCAGACAGTGGGAATATTATGCGAATTAATACCAGTGAACTGTTCAGTAAATTTCTTGGTGAAACCGAGAAAAATCTAAAGGCTAATTTCGATAAGGCCTTCGAAAACTATCCGCAACCAACACTTATAATTATCGAAGACGTGCATAATTTGTGCCCAAAATATGAAACCAATGAAATGACCAAACGTGTCGGAGCCGCATTTCTAAACATACTAGATATGCTGAACGGTGCGAAGGACCAGGCACAACGCACCTTTTTACTGGCTACCACATCTCAAATCGAAACACTCAATCCGAATGCACGTCGCTGTGGTCGCTTGGATAGTGAAATTGAAATTGGTGTTCCAACGCCTAAACAGCGCTCTGCCATTATTCATTGTCTGCTGCGCAAAATTGTACATACACTTTCCCTAGATGACGTCAACGCAGTGGCTCAAGTATTACATGGCTTCGTCGGCGCTGATATAGCCAATCTTATATATGCAGCAGCTTTGCGTGCAATGAAAGATGGTAACCGTGCTCTGAACATAAATGACGTGAATGCGTCACTGACACATATTAAACCATCAGCGATGCGTGAAGTTCTTATAGAAAATCCGAATGTGCACTGGAGTGATATAGGAGGTCAGGCtgatttgaaattgaagctGAAGCAAGCAATAGAATGGCCGTTGCTGCATCCTGAGAAATTTGAACGTTTGGGTTTAAAACCGCCACGTGGTATTCTGATGTTCGGTCCACCGGGTTGTTCGAAAACGATGATCGCTAAAGCACTTGCTACCGAAAGCCAATTGAATTTTCTTTCCATAAAAGGACCTGAACTTTTCTCTATGTGGGTAGGCGAATCCGAGCGCGCGGTACGTGAAGTTTTCCGAAAGGCACGTCAGGTATCACCATCTATTGTATTCTTTGATGAAATAGATGCTATTGGTGGAGAGCGGTCAGATGGCGGCTCCAGTTCGGGTACATCCGTTAAAGAACGCGTACTTACGCAGTTACTCACGGAAATAGACGGTGTGGAGGCTTTGGAGAATGTCACCATCGTAGCAGCGACCAATCGTCCTGATATGATTGACAAAGCACTTTTGCGCCCAGGTCGCTTCGATCGTATTGTCTACGTAGGATTACCTAATGCGGAAGCACGACAAGAAATCTTCCGCATTAAATTGTTACCTATGCCGCTAGCGGATGATGTAGACATAAATTTACTAGTGCAACGCAGTGAAGGCTATTCCGGTGCCGAGATACAAGCTGTGTGTCaagaagcagctttgaaatgtTTAGAGGATAGTTTCGACGCTGAAAGTGTAAATTGGACGCATTTTGAATTCGCATTAAATGCGGTGAAACCACGTACAAGTCCGGAACTCTTGGCCCTCTATGATGAGTACAATAAACAAAGCTGA
- the LOC126754232 gene encoding magnesium transporter NIPA2: MSSEPIGTAVGYGSDSIPSTSQMPLLSELYSQVDFYIGVGLAISSCFFIGSSFIIKKKALMRLNRQGEMRAAAGGYGYLKEWIWWAGLLTMALGEGANFAAYAFAPASLVTPLGALSVIISAVMASKFLNEKLNLLGKIGCLLCILGSTIIVIHSPKEKEVENLEVLFEKLQDPGFIFYVLCILGSTVYVALFIAPRYGHSNVTVYIYLCSGIGSLTVMSCKALGLAIRDTINGTGNDFKTWMPWFLICVTVTFIAIQMNYLNKALDVFNTGIVTPVYYVMFTSLVITASAILFKEFTHMRFEDILGDVCGFFVVILAVFILNAFKDMDISLNDVRSIMRPKMQRISQFDEEILVANPKERRYSYGSGDIFRKA; encoded by the exons ATGAGTAGTGAACCGATTGGAACTGCGGTCGGATATGGCAGTGATTCTATACCTTCAACAAGCCAAATGCCATTGTTGTCTGAGTTATACTCCCAGGTTGACTTCTACATTGGAGTGGGGTTAGCAATTAGTTCTTGCTTTTTTATCGGATCCAGTTTCATAATAAAGAAGAAAGCTCTGATGCGTTTAAATAGACAGGGTGAGATGCGGGCAGCTGCTGGTGGATATGGATATTTAAAAGAATGGATTTGGTGGGCTGGCTTATTAACAA tgGCACTCGGTGAGGGCGCAAATTTCGCAGCTTACGCGTTCGCTCCTGCTTCGCTTGTAACACCATTAGGTGCTCTAAGTGTGATTATATCAGCAGTAATGgcatcgaaatttttaaatgagaaaCTTAATCTTTTGGGAAAAATTGGTTGCCTTCTATGCATCTTGGGATCTACCATCATCGTAATACATTCACCAAAAGAAAAAGAGGTTGAAAACTTAGAGGTgctatttgaaaaattacaagATCCTGGCTTCATTTTCTACGTGCTTTGCATACTTGGCTCAACAGTGTATGTCGCGCTTTTCATTGCTCCCCGATATGGGCATTCAAATGTTACGGTGTATATATACCTTTGCTCAGGCATCGGTTCTTTAACTGTAATGTCGTGCAAAGCGCTTGGACTTGCAATTCGAGATACCATAAATGGCACAGGTAACGATTTCAAGACTTGGATGCCATGGTTCCTGATATGTGTAACTGTAACATTCATCGCTATtcaaatgaattatttaaacaaagcTTTGGACGTTTTCAACACAGGCATAGTAACACCGGTGTATTATGTTATGTTCACATCCCTTGTGATAACAGCCTCTGCAATACTATTTAAAGAATTCACACATATGCGTTTTGAAGATATATTAGGCGACGTGTGCGGCTTCTTTGTAGTAATCTTAGCTGTTTTCATATTGAATGCGTTTAAGGATATGGATATTTCTTTGAATGATGTGCGCAGCATTATGCGACCCAAAATGCAACGAATTTCGCAATTTGATGAGGAAATATTGGTAGCGAATCCCAAAGAGCGACGATACTCATATGGATCTGGTGATATTTTCCGAAAAGCTTGA